In the Colletotrichum lupini chromosome 1, complete sequence genome, one interval contains:
- a CDS encoding 37S ribosomal protein S19: MQPTRHLLKRSVWKGPHIVPLPIVRPAPGQKVVPIRTQARSATILPNFVGLKFQVYNGKAYIDVTITEDMVGHKLGEFSPYVETNLEILRFLGANVWQHEKALHLVQDVRGGDGLGISKVHQHADGVCQGVEKTFVQQCQDTSDIYCSIRIWGLVPLTILC, from the exons ATGCAGCCAACACGACACCTCCTGAAGCGATCCGTGTGGAAAG GACCTCACATTGTCCC TCTCCCCATCGTGCGCCCCGCCCCCGGACAGAAGGTTGTACCCATCCGGACGCAGGCCCGTTCCGCCACGATCCTGCCCAACTTTGTCGGCCTCAAGTTCCAGGTTTACAACGGCAAGGCGTACATTGACGTGACGATTACGGAAGACATGGTCGGTCACAAGCTGGGAGAATTCTCGCCGTACGTTGAAACCAACTTGGAGATATTGAGGTTCTTAGGCGCTAACGTTTGGCAGCACGAGAAAGCCCTTCATTTGGTCCAGGATGTAAGAGGCGGCGACGGTCTTGGGATTTCAAAAGTTCATCAGCATGCGGACGGCGTCTGTCAGGGAGTGGAGAAAACATTTGTACAACAATGTCAAGATACCAGCGATATATACTGTAGCATAAGAATTTGGGGCCTTGTGCCGTTGACGATCCTCTGCTAG
- a CDS encoding cellulase, with protein sequence MKFSNIALGAASVASVLAAPIDGAKEKRAGKFLFTGVNESGGEFGQGTLPGQLGKEYTWPNKTAIDTLRAQGLNTFRIGTMMERIIPDKLTGTINETYFSGLEDLVKDVTSKGSYAVIDPHNYGRYYGNIITSSADFGAWWKTVAARFKDNDKVIFDTNNEYHDMDNTLVHDLNQAAITNIRAAGATKQNIFIEGNSYSGAWHWIESGSGDALKNLTDPSDSTGKLLFYEMHQYLDTDGSGTNEACVSSTIGAERLAVATKWLKDNNKQGVLGEIGAGVNTQCETAVKGALQHLADNSEQWRGVLWWAAGPWWADYMYSMEPTTGKAYGTYLPILKSFI encoded by the exons ATGAAGTTTTCCAACATTGCTCTCGGAGCTGCGTCCGTCGCATCGGTCCTGGCGGCCCCCATTGACGGCGCCAAGGAGAAGCGCGCCGGCAAGTTCCTCTTCACTGGTGTCAACGAGAGCGGTGGCGAGTTCGGTCAGGGCACCCTTCCCGGACAGCTGGGCAAGGAGTACACATGGCCCAACAAGACTGCCATTGAT ACCCTCAGAGCCCAGGGCCTCAACACTTTCCGTATCGGAACGATGATGGAGCGTATCATTCCCGACAAGTTGACTGGTACGATCAACGAGACCTACTTCTCTGGTCTTGAGGAT CTCGTCAAGGACGTCACCTCCAAGGGCTCCTACGCCGTCATCGACCCCCACAACTACGGCCGCTACTACGGCAACATCATCACCAGCTCCGCCGACTTTGGTGCGTGGTGGAAGACGGTGGCCGCCCGTTTCAAGGACAACGACAAGGTCATCTTTGACACCAACAACGAGTACCACGACATGGACAACACGCTCGTCCACGACCTGAACCAGGCCGCCATCACCAACATCCGCGCGGCGGGCGCCACGAAGCAGAACATCTTCATCGAGGGCAACTCGTATTCTGGCGCGTGGCACTGGATCGAGAGCGGCTCCGGCGACGCCCTCAAGAACCTCACGGACCCGTCCGACTCGACCGGCAAACTTCTCTTTTACGAGATGCACCAGTACCTCGACACGGACGGCTCCGGCACCAACGAGGCCTGTGTCAGCAGCACCATTGGCGCCGAGCGCCTCGCCGTCGCCACCAAGTGGCTCAAGGACAACAACAAGCAGGGTGTTCTCGGCGAGATTGGCGCTGGTGTCAACACCCAGTGCGAGACTGCCGTCAAGGGTGCCCTCCAGCACCTCGCGGACAACTCTGAGCAGTGGAGAGGT GTGCTCTGGTGGGCTGCTGGACCTTGGTGGGCGGACTACATGTACTCCATGGAGCCCACGACTGGAAAGGCATACGGAACCTACCTCCCGATTCTCAAGAGCTTCATTTGA